The following are encoded in a window of Dictyostelium discoideum AX4 chromosome 6 chromosome, whole genome shotgun sequence genomic DNA:
- a CDS encoding PEK family protein kinase has translation TVSLSSSSSSSILTPPISSMQQQHQQQPPPLQTTSPTGQSQQSIPSTPSSLSSSSTTPSVSTGTSLSRSLEHCKHTSAVGTLTYSSPEQKKGLYNEKTDIYSLGIILFELYFPISTRMEKARVLTDLRNGVLPKSFLQKYPKVSELILLMMKTNPDERPSASDILKSDLFGKLLSVPELENIIKQQQSLIEMLKQEIFNLKSPVLINQTSNSVPTLTSNLLNSLSLHHNNNNTIVQNNHHHHHHQQQQGVPSSLPSSLSHTSKTTNPSTDSNKICINPLVESSFINSTRYPSFIE, from the coding sequence ACtgtttcattatcatcatcatcttcatcaagtATTTTAACACCACCCATTTCATCaatgcaacaacaacatcaacaacaaccaccaccactacaaacaacatcaccaactGGACAAAGCCAACAATCAATTccatcaacaccatcatcattatcttcatcatcaacaacccCATCAGTATCTACTGGTACAAGCTTGAGTCGTTCATTAGAACATTGTAAACATACTAGTGCAGTTGGTACATTGACCTATAGCAGTCCAGAACAAAAGAAAGGCTTGTACAATGAAAAGACCGATATCTATAGTTTGGGAATCATTTTATTCGAATTGTATTTCCCAATCTCGACAAGAATGGAAAAGGCAAGAGTACTCACAGATCTTAGAAATGGAGTTTTACCAAAATCTTTCCTTCAAAAGTACCCAAAAGTTAGTGAGTTGATTctattgatgatgaaaacCAATCCAGATGAAAGACCCTCTGCAAGTGATATCCTTAAATCGGATCTATTTGGTAAACTTTTAAGTGTACCAGAATtggaaaatataattaaacaacaacaatcactaATTGAAATGTTAAAACAAGagattttcaatttaaaatcaccagttttaattaatcaaacTTCAAATTCAGTACCAACTTTAACCtcaaatcttttaaatagtttatcacttcatcataataataataatacaattgtaCAAAAtaatcaccaccaccaccaccatcaacaacaacaaggaGTTCCATCTTctttaccatcatcattgTCACATACCTCAAAAACTACAAACCCATCTACAGACTCAAACAAAATTTGTATAAATCCATTAGTTGAAAGttcttttataaattcaactCGTTATCCTTCTTTTATtgaataa
- the adkB gene encoding adenylate kinase, with product MALNLLRNYSTKIRMDHLRMTIIGAPGSGKGTQSEKLKKDYNLPIISTGQILREVSEQNTKSGIEIKSKLAAGELISDAIMSDIITEHLTKTGNSWLLDGYPRNTEQAKGLDKYLNVKMALNVVLHLDVPEKVLAERVQDRWVHPGSGRVYNSVFSPPKVKGIDDVTGEPLVRRSDDKDEEVFRNRIQTFKNNTLPLLKYYEDRGVLYTIDSPNSDEGYVKIKQILDSILTK from the exons ATGgctttaaatcttttaagaAATTATTCAACGAAAATCAGAATGGATCATTTAAGAATGACAATCATTGGCGCACCT gGATCAGGAAAAGGAACACAAtctgaaaaattaaaaaaagattataatCTTCCAATAATTTCAACAGGTCAAATTTTAAGAGAAGTATCAGAACAAAATACTAAATCaggtattgaaattaaatcaaaattagcAGCAGGTGAATTAATTTCTGATGCCATAATGTCAGATATAATTACTGAGCATTTAACTAAAACTGGAAAT AGTTGGTTATTAGATGGTTATCCAAGAAATACTGAACAAGCTAAAGGATtagataaatatttaaatgtaaaaatgGCATTAAATGTGGTATTACATTTAGATGTACCAGAAAAAGTATTAGCAGAGAGAGTTCAAGACAGGTGGGTACATCCTGGTAGTGGACGTGTATATAATAGTGTATTTTCACCACCAAAAGTTAAAGGTATTGATGATGTTACTGGTGAACCATTAGTTAGAAGATCCGATGACAAAGATGAAGAAGTATTTAGAAATAGAATtcaaacttttaaaaataatacactCCCACTTCTCAAATATTATGAAGATAGAGGTGTACTTTACACTATAGACTCTCCAAACTCTGATGAAGGTTatgtaaaaattaaacaaatattggattcaattttaactaaataa